The Oncorhynchus tshawytscha isolate Ot180627B unplaced genomic scaffold, Otsh_v2.0 Un_contig_3761_pilon_pilon, whole genome shotgun sequence genomic sequence GCCGAGGGGCCGCCCCTTTTTTTGTGCTAACAGTCGCTCCCGCCAAGACAAAATAATACAGCTTCCTGCATCGCCCTTCCACCAGACATATAAAACCCCCACCGTGGCCCCCTCCCCCATTACAGCCTTCATTCTCCGAATCCTCAACGTCGGCCGAAGGAAAGAAATCTGTCAAAATGGTGAGTGCTGAGTACTGCAGCTGATTCTGAAAAAAATAACTACATTTTAGACAAACAGTGAGAGAAATAATTATGTCCTTGGATTGAACATTTGTACATTTTCGGTCAAATATATAGGGGTATATTTATTTATAGTTTGTTAGTGTTTGATGGTACACTATCATTGGCTAATGTTTCAGGTTTTTTTTATCTTATAGATAGCATTAAAAGCCACGCTGCCGTTGTTGGATAGGCTGTGGGTTTGGGTGCAGTGGAGACGGACTCAGCACTGTGACGAAGGGGACTCAGAGCATGTGGGGCTGACGCCAGAGAACTGGCACAGTTTCCTCCACCAGCGGGAGGAAAGCACATTACAGTCAGAAGCACTTGCCTCAATTTGATGTAGAAAGGAATTTTCAAGAACAATTATTCCATTTGTTTGGGTGGAAGGGTATTTACAAAATTGTTTACTTGACCATTTGTTTTGGCTAAATGCAATTTTTTGTTGTACTTTCATTCTTGAGTAATAACAGGGGAGGGAATATTTGTATATGGGTTGAGCAGTTATAAAGAGAAAAAAAGTTTGAGTATGTTCTAGAGGACACAATCAGATATCCTGTCTGTGCGTTACACAAAGCAGCGCGCTTTGGCACTGAGGGCAGAGTGGGGAGTGGCCTGCCGGGCTATGGATTTTTCCTCTCTAGCACTGGGAGTTCATAACTGCACTGCTGGTTTCATTGGAGAacgactgccccctctcattgaagaCAGGGTTAGTTCAAGACCGACCGCAGCACTACAGGCATTGTTAGCAGAAAGCAGGATCCACCCATTATAATGAATGGAACAAATTGCAATCACCCTGGTCAATCTTCctgtaaataaatgttttattgggAAGACAATCACGGTACCAATAATTGTTGTTCACACAGCTCAGTCTCTGTGGGGCTGCAGTAATAACCCGCATATGACTCAGCATTCAGCTGCCCAAAGCTTCACAGCCTGCGGAGAAGCAACCCCACCCTTTAGCCAGCTGTCGTTGGGGTAATATAAGATTTAAAGCTGGAACAGGTGTTAAGACACAGTAAAATGACTACTCTCACTATTGACTCATAATAATTTGTATCCTAACAATAGGACTACTGATTTGCAGTTGGTATGGATGGTGCTTGTTGTCAAGCAGCAATGACATTGAATCCCTGGCCTATGATCGATTCAGATATCTAGActgggacagtgagagagagtatCATTGGAAACTGTGGGCTATATGCATGTGACCAGTCTGCAGCCAGGAATCTAAAATGGAAAACAAAGGAAAGGAAATAGAAGGTCCTACCTTCATCATGAATAGGATTCACAGATGTCAGGGCTGATTTCATTGGATGGATCATTTTCAGATATATTCTTCCACAGCCAGTTCCATGAATAACACTTGCTCTTATTCATCCAACGGAGCTCTTCAGAGTTTGTGGAGGTGTAGACGGTTTCTTGGCCACAAACAGCTTGGCCTGTACCTAGAGCCATTAATGTATTGGAGTGTCAACATTTTTTCTTTTGTGTTTTGGTTGAATAACAGATAGGATATCCATGAGCATTCATCAGTTGAGGGAGGACGTTTTCTTGACGTTGAGCTTCATGAAGGCCATAAGTTGACACCTCTGTTTCTCTGCAGCGTGAGTGTATTTCTATGCATGTCGGCCAGGCCGGAGCCCAGATGGGcaatgcatgctgggaattgtacTGCCTGGAACATGGGATCCAGCCTGATGGACAGATGCCCAGTGATAAGACAATCGGAGGGGGAGATGACTCCTTCAACACCTTCTTCAGTGAGACTGGAGCTGGTAAACACGTTCCTCGTGCAGTTTTTGTAGACCTGGAGCCAACCGTCATCGGTAAGTTGACAAACAATTTGCCTACTGACATTCCAATCTCCATATTTTTATAGGTTAAAGCTACAGATATTGAATGTCAATTCCCCATGTCCACAGACGAGGTCCGCACAGGTACCTACCGCCAGCTGTTCCACCCTGAGCAGCTGATCACAGGCAAGGAGGACGCTGCCAACAACTATGCCCGTGGTCACTACACCATTGGCAAGGAGATCATCGACCTGGTACTCGATAGGACTCGCAAACTGGTAAGATCCATTTCATTGCTAGGCCTTGTGTTGACCTTGTACTGAAACCAAAAGGGATACATTTCAATGAAGGGTAATAATGACATGTTCTTCCCTTTGTTTCTTTCAGGCTGACCAGTGCACTGGGCTCCAGGGCTTCCTGATCTTCCACAGCTTTGGAGGAGGCACCGGCTCTGGGTTCACCTCCCTGCTGATGGAACGTCTCTCTGTCGACTATGGGAAGAAGTCCAAGCTTGAATTTGCTGTTTACCCAGCTCCCCAAGTTTCTACTGCTGTGGTGGAGCCTTACAACTCCATTCTGACTACCCACACCACCCTGGAGCACTCGGACTGTGCCTTCATGGTGGACAATGAGGCCATCTATGATATCTGCCGCAGGAACCTGGACATTGAGCGCCCCACCTACACCAACCtcaacaggctgattggtcagatcGTCTCCTCCATCACCGCCTCCCTGCGTTTCGATGGAGCCctcaatgtggacctgacagagttccagaccaACTTGGTGCCTTATCCCCGTATCCACTTCCCTCTGGCCACCTATGCTCCAGTCATCTCTGCTGAGAAGGCCTACCATGAGCAGTTGTCTGTTGCTGACATCACCAACGCCTGCTTTGAGCCAGCCAATCAGATGGTGAAATGTGACCCACGTCACGGCAAGTACATGGCCTGCTGCCTGCTCTACCGTGGTGATGTTGTGCCCAAAGATGTCAACTCTGCCATCGCAACCATCAAGACCAAGCGCACCATCCAGTTTGTGGACTGGTGTCCCACTGGCTTCAAGGTCGGTATCAACTACCAGCCACCCACAGTGGTCCCTGGAGGAGATCTGGCCAAGGTCCAGAGAGCTGTGTGCATGCTGAGCAACACCACCGCCATCGCTGAGGCCTGGGCCAGGCTTGACCACAAGTTTGACCTGATGTACGCCAAGAGAGCCTTTGTGCACTGGTATGTGGGAGAGGGCATGGAGGAGGGAGAGTTCTCAGAGGCCAGAGAAGACATGGCAGCCCTGGAGAAGGATTATGAAGAGGTGGGTACTGACAGCATCGGAGAAGAggatgaagaaggagaagagtactAAAGGGTGTAACTCCTGATCTGCTGATGTTCCAttaatatagtctaccagtcccGGATAGTGCAAGTAGTAAGAAAACAACAAAAAGGGTTTAACGGACTAATATTGGAAATCATTCCATAGAGTAAGCACATTCCACCCAGCTACAAGAACCACCTTCCTGCCTCACATCAGCCATTTTGAATAAAatatgaaagaaaaaaaaagcttCTTGTGTTTACTGGTTGAAACCTCTTGGTATGTCAACATGAAGTAGCAGATATATCTGGCGCGTTGATCACACCGACAGCGTAATTCCGCAAAATAAtatgcagcatcatctggatgtgtgcaacaaaagttcaacattcccTTTCTAcaaccatttctgtcaagccgtctatgTATACAGTTTGAAGCATATGTTCAATAAATCCAatgtatgcaccacacagaacgcactgcaacgcaatgctgcaaggcaatgctgcaaggcaaacacgGCAGGtcgcctaatggttagagtgttgggccagtaacctaaaggttgctagatcaatccctgagctgacaaggtaaaacatctgttgttctgcccctgaacaaggcagttaacccactgttcctaggctatcattgtaaataagaattggttcttgcctagttaaatcaaatttaaataaatacattgaaaattaatgtacttctggtgtaccaaaaacTGCAATGACGCTGTCGGCGTGATGTGCCAAGCTGAGAAAAAGATTCAGCATACAACTGTAGGACATTTTAAAGTGAGCAGTTTCTAAAGTTGGTGGTAGGCCAAGCTATATGGAGCTGCAAAACTTACACGTCGGACATTTAGAGAGGTTTACTAAACCCTCTCGCTCTCCGCAATCTCTCCAGATGTTTTCTGACCATACAACTTTATGCTACTGCATGCTATAGTACAGATCCTGTACAACAAAATGCACTCAAGTTATACTGTATGCTTGAAATGTATGGTAATGGTATTGGTAAACAAGCTCCACTTTGAAAAACAACCCAATCCTCTTACTGAGCTCTTCACTGCCTTGCTAGCAATGAAGAGATTAAACATGCATTAGGGCCTAAATGTTAACAGCCTTTCCCTTCTATGATTGATTGAAGTGATGGTGATCCTGCTGTTAAATCCCACTTTGTTAGAGCCTCAAAATATTGCTGTCTACCAAACCCAGTATCAATAAGAGGACTTAAAGTATAGGCATATATCAGAGAAAACAATAACTCGTTGTTTTCACGGATTCTGTGATGATCTAATTTATGACATACACTCTACACATTTTCTAACAGTGCTTTCATGACAACTGTGAACTCTGACATCCGACTTCAGGGcgttcaaaacaacaaaacaactgggaactagaGAAAAAAACGAGGTCCGACTGGGGAAAACCGAACTTGGGTACTCTTTCTGGAGCGCCAACTTTCCGACCTAAATAtaactgacgtcatgatttgacctcgtatttttcccAGTTGTTCTGAACGCGGCATTGGGAACTCCGGACAAAAACCGAgttcaaatcatgacgtcagtgatcttcaggacGGAGTTCTTGAAAGATGCCCGATTTGGAATTACGAGTTGGATGACCGATCAAAACCGTTTTCCGAGCCGGAGCTAGTTTCCCCACCTCTTGCTATCAGATTATAGTCGAACGTAAactagactggccaataaaatagTGAGTAAAAAGAGTACACATTTTCGCTAATTCTTTCTGTATGAAGGGGATGCTAGCTCTTCTAGCTAACAGCATTGGCGTGGCCTCTCTGGCGCGCGATATGCCTTCACGGCTGGCCAAAAACTTTGTTATTTTAAATTTAATCAAAAGGACTTCGTGGTTGAAAGTACATTTATATTACTGTAACGTTGAATGTTCATAACACTTGGATTGGATGATTTTGTCAGCATATTGGGATGAAACCTTACCTCACACTAACTCTCGTTGGCAGTAGGAGACGTCAGTCTGTTTGCGTGGCAAATACGACACGTGCATGTTTGAAAACTAATTTGACCCCTTGAACGATTGTGATTGGTAGGATTTGAAAAAGATGAAAACCTGCACAATAAAcaaacattgtaaaaaaaaatctgagaaaACAGCACTCAGTCTATTAAGCATTTGCAACACACACATCAACGTTTATTAGTTACCACACAAAGTTACAAAATAGGCATTTTTCATATTTTaacattttttgtttattttttttctggTTTGCTTGAGGTAAACAACAATAATTGAACAAATCATTTACaacaatctatatggcacaggaagagaagagggaagtaTGGGTTAGTCATTTTACCTAGAGAGTTAGTAAAACACGAGAACATGGAATGTGAATGAGCAGGGTCTGAGATTTGGGTAAATTGTAAACAAATACGCTCTGAGGAGCAGGGAGAATCGGAGAGTGACAGCTGGCAAGCCTTCGACTCACATCCATCCTCATTCACCAACCACAGCCGAAACCTTTGTGATGACACTCTGAAAAGGACATAGTTCTTTGATGTAAAACGTTAAAATATGATGATTTCTATCTACCTTTGAGAGAACAATAAGCCATCTCAGCTCACCCCAATAACCTGGAAACTGTTCACAAGGGAACTCTGTCAGAGGACACGTATAGAAGATGACAGAAacaccctcttcctcatcaccacCACAGAGAATAGCAACAAATAAAAGGCATCATTCAAACAGGAGAGAAAGCACAAAGAACAGCTTGGTCATTCTACACCATATTGTAGAGAAAAGGTGAGGTAAGACACAGTTGATGATTGCAGATATAATTCCATGGCGCAAGGGAAGGATCATTGAGTGGGGGAGGGTCTGTGGTACAGGCAGGTCTGGA encodes the following:
- the LOC112217939 gene encoding tubulin alpha chain-like isoform X1; amino-acid sequence: MDFSSLALGVHNCTAGFIGERLPPLIEDRRECISMHVGQAGAQMGNACWELYCLEHGIQPDGQMPSDKTIGGGDDSFNTFFSETGAGKHVPRAVFVDLEPTVIDEVRTGTYRQLFHPEQLITGKEDAANNYARGHYTIGKEIIDLVLDRTRKLADQCTGLQGFLIFHSFGGGTGSGFTSLLMERLSVDYGKKSKLEFAVYPAPQVSTAVVEPYNSILTTHTTLEHSDCAFMVDNEAIYDICRRNLDIERPTYTNLNRLIGQIVSSITASLRFDGALNVDLTEFQTNLVPYPRIHFPLATYAPVISAEKAYHEQLSVADITNACFEPANQMVKCDPRHGKYMACCLLYRGDVVPKDVNSAIATIKTKRTIQFVDWCPTGFKVGINYQPPTVVPGGDLAKVQRAVCMLSNTTAIAEAWARLDHKFDLMYAKRAFVHWYVGEGMEEGEFSEAREDMAALEKDYEEVGTDSIGEEDEEGEEY
- the LOC112217939 gene encoding tubulin alpha chain-like isoform X5; the protein is MHVGQAGAQMGNACWELYCLEHGIQPDGQMPSDKTIGGGDDSFNTFFSETGAGKHVPRAVFVDLEPTVIDEVRTGTYRQLFHPEQLITGKEDAANNYARGHYTIGKEIIDLVLDRTRKLADQCTGLQGFLIFHSFGGGTGSGFTSLLMERLSVDYGKKSKLEFAVYPAPQVSTAVVEPYNSILTTHTTLEHSDCAFMVDNEAIYDICRRNLDIERPTYTNLNRLIGQIVSSITASLRFDGALNVDLTEFQTNLVPYPRIHFPLATYAPVISAEKAYHEQLSVADITNACFEPANQMVKCDPRHGKYMACCLLYRGDVVPKDVNSAIATIKTKRTIQFVDWCPTGFKVGINYQPPTVVPGGDLAKVQRAVCMLSNTTAIAEAWARLDHKFDLMYAKRAFVHWYVGEGMEEGEFSEAREDMAALEKDYEEVGTDSIGEEDEEGEEY
- the LOC112217939 gene encoding tubulin alpha chain-like isoform X3, which produces MRECISMHVGQAGAQMGNACWELYCLEHGIQPDGQMPSDKTIGGGDDSFNTFFSETGAGKHVPRAVFVDLEPTVIDEVRTGTYRQLFHPEQLITGKEDAANNYARGHYTIGKEIIDLVLDRTRKLADQCTGLQGFLIFHSFGGGTGSGFTSLLMERLSVDYGKKSKLEFAVYPAPQVSTAVVEPYNSILTTHTTLEHSDCAFMVDNEAIYDICRRNLDIERPTYTNLNRLIGQIVSSITASLRFDGALNVDLTEFQTNLVPYPRIHFPLATYAPVISAEKAYHEQLSVADITNACFEPANQMVKCDPRHGKYMACCLLYRGDVVPKDVNSAIATIKTKRTIQFVDWCPTGFKVGINYQPPTVVPGGDLAKVQRAVCMLSNTTAIAEAWARLDHKFDLMYAKRAFVHWYVGEGMEEGEFSEAREDMAALEKDYEEVGTDSIGEEDEEGEEY